The following proteins are co-located in the Triticum aestivum cultivar Chinese Spring chromosome 1A, IWGSC CS RefSeq v2.1, whole genome shotgun sequence genome:
- the LOC123117910 gene encoding uncharacterized protein: MECNKDAALVAKEAAERKFETMTTIFKHATSRARKRKQNVGSETSVVHHNVHMPFQANEAPMPQTETVHVVQTENQDGSSARNFQWSPLCMAGGNILASSNTGASEFQHVNGGRDGKLQPHTNISLSKSFRKDEMRKLFIKKAKSGLTEKLRKIITNKNDSGTKTDAEKEEDHPSTYIVPDPHFHDFDKDRTEESFQSGQVWASYGDKDGMPHCYVLIKKRLSLSPFKLGINFLHGARTSNEFASFDWVSSDLRKTCGDFRIGMYETSSALNAFSHQITWDKGPRGIISIYPRKGDIWAVYQNWSPDWNGNTPDNVMQVYDLVEVLDNYDAEHGISVAALIKVAGFRTVFRRYPDGYAIKRIMKEEMLRFSHQVPFYRMTEEEAPDVPMGCYEIDPAALSKELLEEITEAVEEGNEIPGEEAI; this comes from the coding sequence CAACAAGGATGCGGCCCTTGTTGCAAAGGAGGCTGCGGAGAGGAAGTTTGAAACTATGACTACCATCTTCAAACATGCTACTTCCAGGGCAAGGAAAAGGAAGCAGAATGTAGGATCAGAAACATCCGTAGTGCACCATAACGTCCATATGCCGTTCCAAGCAAACGAGGCACCAATGCCGCAAACAGAGACTGTTCATGTGGTACAAACTGAGAATCAAGATGGAAGCAGTGCTAGAAATTTTCAGTGGAGTCCACTATGTATGGCAGGTGGAAATATTCTGGCTTCTAGCAACACTGGAGCCTCAGAGTTTCAACATGTTAATGGTGGGCGCGATGGGAAACTGCAACCTCATACCAACATCAGCCTAAGCAAGTCCTTTCGTAAGGATGAAATGAGAAAACTTTTCATTAAAAAAGCAAAGAGTGGTTTAACTGAGAAGCTGAGGAAGATTATAACTAACAAGAATGATTCTGGTACAAAAACAGATGCTGAAAAAGAAGAGGATCACCCATCCACATATATTGTTCCTGATCCTCATTTTCATGATTTTGATAAGGATCGTACCGAGGAATCTTTTCAGAGTGGTCAAGTTTGGGCTTCGTATGGTGACAAAGATGGCATGCCTCACTGTTATGTGCTCATTAAGAAACGTCTGTCCTTATCACCATTTAAGCTCGGAATAAATTTTCTCCACGGCGCAAGGACGAGCAATGAATTTGCGTCTTTCGATTGGGTTTCTTCTGATTTAAGAAAGACGTGTGGTGATTTCAGGATTGGCATGTATGAAACCAGCAGTGCATTGAATGCATTCTCTCACCAGATTACATGGGATAAAGGTCCTCGTGGGATAATCAGCATTTATCCACGGAAAGGCGACATATGGGCCGTGTACCAAAACTGGTCACCTGATTGGAATGGAAATACTCCTGATAATGTGATGCAAGTCTATGATCTGGTTGAGGTTCTGGATAATTATGATGCTGAGCACGGCATTTCTGTTGCCGCATTGATCAAGGTTGCTGGATTCAGAACGGTTTTTCGACGCTACCCGGATGGGTATGCCATCAAGAGGATTATGAAAGAAGAGATGCTTCGGTTTTCACACCAGGTTCCTTTTTACAGGATGACCGAGGAAGAAGCTCCAGATGTGCCCATGGGTTGCTATGAGATAGACCCAGCTGCTCTTTCTAAAGAACTCCTTGAGGAGATCACAGAGGCAGTGGAGGAGGGTAACGAGATACCGGGGGAAGAAGCTATTTAG